DNA from Mycobacterium bourgelatii:
GAAGCGGCTGAGCACTGGGGTCAGCGGCGTCGCCGGGGCGCTGGTCATTGGCCGGCCTCCGATTTGTTCTCCGAGTTGGCCTCGGGCGCCTCCATGCCGTTCTCCTGCGCCACCCGCAAACCGGCCAACGTGGCCTCGCCCGCGCCGCCCTGCCCTTCGTCGGGGCGAGGGTCGGGCAGGCCGGCCAGGATGCGCGACGTCTGGCGGAACGTACACAGCGGGGCGCCGCGAGTGGGTGCTTTGGGCTGTTCGGTGCGCAGCGAGTCGACGAGTTCGCGCGCGGACTCCACGGTCTGGTTGTCGAAGAACTCCCAGTTCACCATCACCACCGGCGCGTAGTCGCAGGCCGCGTTGCACTCGATGTGTTGCAGGGTGACCGACCCGTCTTCGGTGGTCTCGTCGTTGCCGACGCCGAGGTGTTCCTTGAGGTCGTCGAAGATGGCGTCGCCGCCCATGACAGCGCACAAGGTGTTGGTGCAGACGCCGACCAGGTATTTGCCGGTGGGGCCGCGGCGATACATGGTGTAGAAGGACGCCACCGCCGACACTTCAGCGCCGGTCAGTCCGAGCTGTTCGGCGCAGAACTGCAGACCCGCCGGCGTCAGGTAGGAATCCTCGCCCTGTACCAGGTGCAGCAACGGCAGCAGCGCCGAGCGCTTGCTCGGGTAGCGTCCGATGATCTCCTTCGCCTCGACCTCGAGGCGGGCCTGCACGTCGGGCGGATACGACTGCGGGGCGCCCTCGACCAAGAATTGGTTGGGCTCCTCCGGCGGCGGTCCCAGGCGGATGAAAACCCGCTCCCCGGCCCCCCCGTTTTGAACGCCCCCCGAACCCGGCTCCGTCATCGGTCCACCCCGCCCATGACCGGGTCGATGCTGGCGACCGCGGTGATCAGGTCGGCCACCATCGCGCCCTCGCACATCGCTGCCACCGACTGCAGGTTGGTGAAGGATGGATCCCGGTAGTGCACACGGTAGGGGCGGGTACCGCCGTCGCTGACCATATGCACACCGAGTTCGCCGCGTGGTGACTCGACGGCCACGTAGACCTGGCCGGCCGGAACCCGGATGCCCTCGGTGACCAGCTTGAAGTGGTGGATCAGCGCCTCCATGGAACCGCCCATGATCTTGGCAATGTGTTCGGGTGAATTGCCCATGCCGTCGGGTCCGACGTACAGGTCGGCCGGCCAGGCGATCTTGCGGTCCTCGACCATGGTCGGCCCCGGCCGCAGCTTGTCCAGACACTGCTCGACGATCTTCACTGACTCCCACATCTCTTTGACGCGAATCATGTAGCGCCCGTACGAATCACACGAGTCGTC
Protein-coding regions in this window:
- the nuoE gene encoding NADH-quinone oxidoreductase subunit NuoE; the protein is MTEPGSGGVQNGGAGERVFIRLGPPPEEPNQFLVEGAPQSYPPDVQARLEVEAKEIIGRYPSKRSALLPLLHLVQGEDSYLTPAGLQFCAEQLGLTGAEVSAVASFYTMYRRGPTGKYLVGVCTNTLCAVMGGDAIFDDLKEHLGVGNDETTEDGSVTLQHIECNAACDYAPVVMVNWEFFDNQTVESARELVDSLRTEQPKAPTRGAPLCTFRQTSRILAGLPDPRPDEGQGGAGEATLAGLRVAQENGMEAPEANSENKSEAGQ